DNA from Mycobacterium bourgelatii:
ACGGTCGCCGACGTCCACGTGTTGCTGCCGATGGGCGTCGGCGTGGTGCTGATCGTGACGTTCGTCATGCACGCGTTGCACCGCGCGGAACATCCGCTCATCGACGTGCGATTGTTCCGGAACCGGGTGTTCACCCAAGCCAACGCGACGATGCTGGTGTTTTCCATCGCATTCTTCGGCACCGGCCTGCTGATGCCGAGCTATCTGCAACAGGTACTGCACCAGACCCCGATGGAATCGGGACTTCACCTGGCACCGCAAGGGGTTGGCGCCATGCTGACCATGCCGTTCGCCGGAGCCTTCATGGACCGGCGGGGCCCGGGAAAGAGCGTGCTGTTCGGCCTGACCCTGATCACCGTGGGCCTGGCCGCCTTCACATTCGGCGTCGCCAAACAAGCGAATTACTTCCCGCTTCTGGTGGCCGGCCTGGCGCTGATGGGCCTGGGCATGGGTTGCACCATGATGCCGCTTTCCGGCGCCGCGGTGCAGACACTCACGCCGCATGACATTGCCCGCGGCTCCACCCTGATCAGTGTCAACCAGCAAGTGGGCGGTTCGGTGGGCACGGCGCTGATGTCGGTGTTGCTCACCAATCAGTTCAATCGCAGCGAGAACATCGACGTCGCCAACCAGGTTGCGCTGTTGGAGAAGGCCGCCGCCCGCCGCGGCGTAGCCGTCGACCCGTCGGCGCTACCCCCACCGGCACGCGCCGCTGACTTCGGGACCGCGCTGCTGAACGACCTTTCCCACGCCTATGCGGCGGTGCTGGGGGTCGCGGTCGTGCTGATGATGGTGACGCTTGTTCCGGCGTGGTTCCTGCCTCGAAAACCGACCGTGTAGACCGCCATCTAGTCGCGCTACTCCGTGAACAGCATCGCCGCGATCCGATTCACGGTGTCCATCGGATCCGCCGCGCGCACTTGGGCATTGAATGCGTCGTTGAGCCACAGCGTCGAGAACCCGTGCACCAGAGACCAGGCCGCGAGCTGAGCACCCGCTGGATCGGACCGAGCGTTGGGATCGCGCAACGTCTCCACCCCGCGCGACAATTCCGCGGCAGCGGCGGCTTCGGCGGCTGCGAATTCAGGATCGGAGCCGTCCAGCAGCGAACGGTTGAACATCACCTGATAGTGCCCCGGATGCTCGAGCGCGAACCGCACGTAGGCCAGGGCCGCATCGGCGAACCGCGGACGGGCTCGCACCAGAGCGTCAGCCAGTAGCCGAAAACCCTCCGTCGCCAATGCCGTGAACAGACCCCGGCGATCGGTGAAGTGGTGGGCCGGCGCGGCATGTGAGACTCCGGCCTCGCGCGCCAATTCCCGCAGCGAGACGCGCTCCGCGCCGCGTTCGGCGACCAGGCGGGCGGCCTCGGTGAGGATCGCGGCCCGCAGGTCGCCGTGATGGTAGGTGGGGCGGTTCATCAGCCCAGCATACCGGCATAACTTGACAGTGACTAGATTGCCCGCTTACCGTGGGCGGTGACAGATCTTGTCACTGTCTAGATTGGAGAAGTTCTCATGGCACCACTCATCGCGCTGCTGTTCGGCAGCATCGGCGCACGCATCGTCGGTTGGTTAGGCGTCGCGTATGTCGACAACTGGGCCAACGCGGTCGCCGTCGGCCTGGCGGCCATGTTCGTACTGACCGGCGTGGCTCACTTCGTGCCAGCGATGCGGCGAGACATGATCGCGATCGTGCCGCCGCGGTTGCCGGCCCCCGGTCTGCTGGTCACCATCACCGGCGTGCTCGAACTCCTGGGGGCGGTGGGCCTGTTGCTGCCCAGCACCCGGGTGGCGGCGGCGGTGTGCCTGCTGGCGCTGATGCTGGCGATGTTCCCGGCCAATGTCTACGCCGCGCGGATGCCCAACCCGCCCAAGTCCATGCACACGCGGTTGTCGCTGCGCAGTGTCGAAGAGGCCGTCTTCCTAGGAGCTGCCGCCGTTGTCGCCGTCGGCGGCATCTAACAGCCAGGCGTACTGGAATGCGATTTCCTTCCAGCGTTCGTAGCGACCGCTGATTCCGCCGTGACCGGCGTGCATCTGGGTCTTCAACAACACCGGCTTGCCGGTGTTGTTGGCGTGGCGCAGGGCGGCGACCCACTTGGCCGGTTCCACGTAGTAGACCCGGGTGTCGTTCAGCGATGTCATGGCCAGGATCGCCGGATAGGGCTTGGTCGAGACGTTCTCGTACGGCGAATAGGACTTCATGTACGCATAGACTTCGCTGTCGGCCAACGGGTTTCCCCACTCATCCCATTCGGTCACGGTCAGCGGCAGCGAAGGATCGAGGATCGTCGTGAGCGGATCGACGAACGGCACCTGGGCAAGAATTCCGGCAAAGAGCTCCGGTGCCATGTTCGCCACCGCGCCCATCAGCAGACCGCCCGCGCTGCCGCCCATCGCGACCAACTGCTGCGGCCGGGTCAGTCCCGAGTCCACCAGATGCCTTGCGACCGCGATGAAGTCGGTGAAGGTGTTCTTCTTTTCCAGCAGCTTGCCGTGCTCGTACCACAACCGGCCCATCTCACCGCCACCGCGGACGTGGGCGATGACGAACACCATGCCGCGATCCAACAGTGACAGCCGGGCAATGGAGAACCGCGGGTCTTCGCACATTTCGTAGGCGCCGTAGCCGTAAATCAATGCTGGAGCCGGGAATTCGATATCAGCCCGGTGGACGATCGAGATCGGGATCCGGGCCCCGTCGTCGGCGAACGCCCAGTCGCGGCGCTCCACGTAGTCCTCACGCCGGTAGTCACCTAACACGGGCTGCTCGCGCAGCAGTGTCCGCTCACCGGTGACCAGGTCGAGGTCATAGATTCGCACCGGGGTGATGAATGATCCCGCCCCGATGCGCAGTTTGGGCGAGTCCCAGTTCGGATTGGCCCCCAGGCCGGCCGACATCAGCTCGGAGTCGAAGGTGAGTTCTTCGGGCTCGTCGTAGCTGCCGTCACTCTTGATGGGCCACAATTGAATGCGCGGCAGTCCCTCACGCCGATAGCTGACCACCAGATGCCGGGCGAAGGCGTCAACACCGTCGAGCCGGACGTCGTCGCGGTGCGCGATCAGGGTGCGCTGTCGGGTCGGGTCCTCGACCGGCGCCTCGACGAGCGTGAAGTTCACCGCGCCGTCATTGTGCAGGATCAAGAAACGGTCCTGGCCGCCGACGATCGCGTGCTCCACCGAGTACTCGACACCGTCGCGGCGCGGCAGTACGACGGTGAATTGCGCTTGCGGGTCAGTCGAATCCGCGTAGCGCACCTCGGAGGTGATGGAAGATCCGGCCGCAATGAAGATGTAGGCG
Protein-coding regions in this window:
- a CDS encoding DHA2 family efflux MFS transporter permease subunit, which encodes MLWNAMDKASSVPADVALPIKPGQPEPGEHVYPSKLDAGTLRVAGVVVLASIMTILDVTVVSVAQRTFIVEFASTQAIVGWTMTGYTLALTTVIPVTGWAADRFGTKRLWMGSVLAFTLASALCATASNILLLITFRVVQGIGGGMLLPLGFMILTRAAGPRRLGRLMAVLGVPMLLAPIGGPILGGWLVSEFSWPWIFLVNLPIGLVAFVLASIVFPKDRPTPSETFDVVGVMLLSPGLATLLFGVSSIPGRGTVADVHVLLPMGVGVVLIVTFVMHALHRAEHPLIDVRLFRNRVFTQANATMLVFSIAFFGTGLLMPSYLQQVLHQTPMESGLHLAPQGVGAMLTMPFAGAFMDRRGPGKSVLFGLTLITVGLAAFTFGVAKQANYFPLLVAGLALMGLGMGCTMMPLSGAAVQTLTPHDIARGSTLISVNQQVGGSVGTALMSVLLTNQFNRSENIDVANQVALLEKAAARRGVAVDPSALPPPARAADFGTALLNDLSHAYAAVLGVAVVLMMVTLVPAWFLPRKPTV
- a CDS encoding TetR/AcrR family transcriptional regulator → MNRPTYHHGDLRAAILTEAARLVAERGAERVSLRELAREAGVSHAAPAHHFTDRRGLFTALATEGFRLLADALVRARPRFADAALAYVRFALEHPGHYQVMFNRSLLDGSDPEFAAAEAAAAAELSRGVETLRDPNARSDPAGAQLAAWSLVHGFSTLWLNDAFNAQVRAADPMDTVNRIAAMLFTE
- a CDS encoding DoxX family protein, translated to MAPLIALLFGSIGARIVGWLGVAYVDNWANAVAVGLAAMFVLTGVAHFVPAMRRDMIAIVPPRLPAPGLLVTITGVLELLGAVGLLLPSTRVAAAVCLLALMLAMFPANVYAARMPNPPKSMHTRLSLRSVEEAVFLGAAAVVAVGGI
- a CDS encoding S9 family peptidase yields the protein MSEPVAPPIAKRVETRREHHGDVFIDPYEWLRDKDNPEVIAYLEAENDYVDQATAHLEPLRQKIFDEIKARTKETDLSVPTRRGYWWYYSRTFEGKQYGVHCRCPITGPDDWNPPKFDEDTEIPGEQVLLDENVEADGHNFFALGAASVSLDGNLLAYSVDVVGDERYTLRFRDLRTAENYPDEITGIGAGVTWAADNRTVYYITVDEAWRPDTVWRYRLGGQNESEQVYHEPDERFWLAVGRTRSDAYIFIAAGSSITSEVRYADSTDPQAQFTVVLPRRDGVEYSVEHAIVGGQDRFLILHNDGAVNFTLVEAPVEDPTRQRTLIAHRDDVRLDGVDAFARHLVVSYRREGLPRIQLWPIKSDGSYDEPEELTFDSELMSAGLGANPNWDSPKLRIGAGSFITPVRIYDLDLVTGERTLLREQPVLGDYRREDYVERRDWAFADDGARIPISIVHRADIEFPAPALIYGYGAYEMCEDPRFSIARLSLLDRGMVFVIAHVRGGGEMGRLWYEHGKLLEKKNTFTDFIAVARHLVDSGLTRPQQLVAMGGSAGGLLMGAVANMAPELFAGILAQVPFVDPLTTILDPSLPLTVTEWDEWGNPLADSEVYAYMKSYSPYENVSTKPYPAILAMTSLNDTRVYYVEPAKWVAALRHANNTGKPVLLKTQMHAGHGGISGRYERWKEIAFQYAWLLDAADGDNGGSS